From the genome of Lotus japonicus ecotype B-129 chromosome 6, LjGifu_v1.2, one region includes:
- the LOC130723800 gene encoding probable purine permease 10 produces MGEPQELQLEKLEANGAKHTNSLEENSFPCQMNQSIKISQRKRYYLWLRIAVYATLALLGQSATTLLGRLYYENGGKSKWMATLVQVAGFPILLPYYHISAPKDLTENSFYHQNQPSKLVLTLVYVSLGQLVTLNCYLNSAGLWFLPVSTYSLICSSQLAFNAIFSYFLNSLKITPYIINSLVLLTISSALLVFQDESPDSTQISNKKYVIGFIFTVAASAGVGLGLSLTQFAFKNVIKRENFKVIIDMIVYLSLVATCASLVGLFASGEWKGLKKEIEGYETGKAAYILNLAFTAIISQLVTLGCTGLVFEVSSLFSNAISVLGQHIVPILAVMVFQDKMHGIKVISMVLAVWGFISYVYQQYLDECKSQTEDRSRIHHVPKTCSHLEKRVVDELSRL; encoded by the exons ATGGGAGAACCTCAAGAATTGCAACTAGAAAAATTGG AAGCTAATGGAGCCAAGCATACAAATTCACTGGAGGAGAACAGTTTTCCATGTCAAATGAATCAATCAATTAAAATCAGCCAGAGAAAAAGATATTACCTTTGGCTACGAATAGCCGTCTATGCAACATTAGCGTTGCTGGGCCAGTCAGCTACAACCCTTTTGGGAAGATTGTACTATGAAAATGGTGGAAAGAGCAAATGGATGGCAACACTTGTCCAGGTTGCTGGTTTCCCAATTCTGCTGCCTTATTATCACATCTCAGCACCCAAAGATCTCACTGAAAACAGCTTTTATCATCAGAATCAGCCTTCTAAATTAGTGCTAACACTTGTCTATGTCTCCCTTGGCCAACTTGTGACATTAAATTGTTATTTAAATTCTGCTGGGCTCTGGTTCCTTCCAGTCTCTACTTATTCACTCATTTGTTCATCTCAGTTGGCTTTCAATGCTATTTTCTCCTACTTCCTCAATTCACTCAAGATCACACCTTACATCATCAACTCTCTAGTCCTTCTAACCATTTCCTCTGCCCTCCTTGTGTTTCAAGATGAGTCACCTGATTCAACACAAATCTCCAACAAAAAGTATGTCATTGGATTCATATTCACAGTTGCTGCATCAGCTGGGGTTGGATTAGGACTTTCCCTTACACAGTTTGCTTTCAAGAACGTCATAAAAAGGGAAAATTTCAAAGTGATCATAGATATGATAGTTTATCTGTCCCTTGTAGCTACATGTGCTAGTCTAGTGGGACTTTTTGCTAGTGGAGAGTGGAaaggtttgaagaaagaaaTTGAGGGGTATGAGACAGGTAAAGCTGCCTATATATTGAATCTTGCTTTTACAGCCATAATTTCGCAACTCGTTACTCTCGGTTGTACGGGACTGGTTTTCGAGGTCTCTTCCCTCTTCTCCAATGCTATAAGCGTTTTGGGTCAGCATATTGTTCCTATATTAGCTGTAATGGTCTTTCAAGACAAAATGCATGGGATAAAAGTCATTTCTATGGTGTTGGCCGTTTGGGGTTTTATATCGTACGTGTATCAGCAATACCTGGATGAATGCAAATCCCAAACAGAAGATAGAAGCAGAATTCATCATGTTCCCAAAACTTGTTCACATTTAGAGAAGAGGGTAGTAGATGAATTATCTAGGCTTTAA